GACGTAGCCGGGGAACAGCTTGCGCTCGACCTCGACCTTTTTGTCGTCCTTCATCTCGGTGAAGATTCCGGTGGGGACCTTGACGTCAAGGATCTGATCGCGGAGACCGCGATTCTCGACTATTTTCTCGATGTTCTGCGCGACCTTATTCTCATAACCGGAATAAGTGTGCACGACGTACCATCTCGCATCTTCGGACGCCATATCAAATCTCCTGAACGGTTGTTACTTCGCCAGACCGAGAATGAACTCCAGGAACTTGGAGAATCCCAGATCCAGCACCCAAACGAAAGCCGTTACGAAGAGCATCATAACCAGAACGACGATGGTGTTGTTCAGGACCTTGCTCTTGGTCGGCCATTCGAGCTTTTTGAACTCAGAGACGAGCTCTCTGAAGTAGCGCTTGACTCTGCCCTTTTTTTTGGTTTCAGCCATTTCAGTGCCCTCCCGATTACTTCGTTTCTCTGTGCAAGGTGTGCTTGCGGCAGAAGCGGCAGTACTTGTTCATTTCAAGTCTGTCGGGATCGTTCTTCTTGTTCTTGATGGTGTCGTAGTTGCGCTGCTTGCACTCGGTGCAGGCAAGAGTGATTTTGACTCTCATCGGATTTCCTCCTGTTCGTTAGTGTTCCTTTGCGGAACTCCCTCGGCCCGTTCGGGCATTTCGGGGCGCACAAAAAAAGAACCCCTCCAATGCGAGGTGGATTCTATGGTAACACACATTTGCGAAAAATGCAAGCATTATTTTTATTTATTTGAAAAATTTTTTCGGCGGGCAGAGGATCTCTCCCCTGCCCGCGCAAAAAACATTCTTCGATTCAGCTTACGCAGCCGCGATTACGCTTCCTTTTCCTTGCCGGAGAGGCAGCGGAAAACGAGAGCCGCGAGGCACGCGCCCACCAGCGGAGCGAGGATGAAGATCCAGACCTGGCTCAGAGCGTCGCCGCCCGCAAGCAGCGCGGGTCCGAAGGAACGCGCGGGGTTGACGGACGTGCCGGTCAGTCCGATGCCGAGCAGATGGACCAGCGTCAGCGTCAGACCGATAACGATACCGGCGGCGGAGCCGAACTCCTTCTTGGAGGTCACGCCGAGGATAGCGAAGACGAAGACGAAGGTCAGGATGACTTCGATAACGAGTCCCTGCCAGATCTCAACGCCCGGCTGGCACGCGTTCGCGCCGAGGCCGCTCTCGCAGCCGAAGAAGGCGCAGAGGATGCCCGCGCCGGCGATAGCGCCGAGGAACTGGGCGCAGACGTACTCGAAGAACTCAACGAGTTTCATCTTGCCCGCGACGAGCATACCGAAGGACACGGCGGGGTTGATGTGGCATCCGCTGACGTTACCGACAGAGTACGCCATAGCGACGATCACGAGGCCGAAGGCGAGCGCGGTCGCTACGAGGTCGGCGCCGGAAACGATGGCGATGCCGCAGCCGAATACGACGAGCACGCAGGTGCCGATGAATTCAGCCAGCATTTTCTTGAAGGTTGTCATTTCTGTTTTCCTCCCAAAAGATTTTTCGCGTTTTCACGCGTATACAAACCGCCTCAGGCGGCTTATACATTATTGATCCTGCCACGAAACGAAGAGCCCGCCGGGACTGACGGTGCCGTCCAGCAGCGTCAGCTCAACGGTGTGCCACGCGGGCGCGTCGCCGTCATACAGGAAATAATACGCATAGCGCCCGGAGGATATGAGCAGATGCTCGGCGTCCAGCCAGATCGGATCGCCTCCGTCGATGGTGACGGTCGCCTTGACGGTGTCGGATTCGCTCTGCTGTATCGGCATAATGATGCGCGAGCCGTAGCAGCGGAGGATCAGCGGATCCGTGCCGTTGCCGTTCGCCTGCCAGGACGAGCCGTTAGTCAGGTATCTGACAAAGCTTCCCATACTGACCGGCGTGGTGTTGCGGTAGTTATACCATTTCGTGTTCTGATAATAGTACGGCACGGGCGTGTCCTCGCGGACGGGCTTGACCTCGGAGGAAAGCTTGTCTATGTTCTGATAGACCGCCTCGAGATAGCAGTTGATGAGCTGTCCGCACATCGCGTGGCCGGCGTTGGTCGGATGCACCCAGTCGGCGCAGATATCCGTCCATACGAACTTGCCGCCGTTGTGACCGTATCCGATAACGGACGGCCAGACAGCGTCGCAGTAGCTGACCATCGGCAGATCGTAAAACTCACCGATCGGGATCTGATCGCGCTGTGCGTTGGTCCCGCCCTCGTTCATAACGAAGAAGAGCATCGTCGCCGGCTGGCTCTTATAGGTGATGATGCGGCGCACGAGGGACGCGTACGCGTCGCGCTGCCAGTCCATCAGCTCGTCGTTGACTCCGAACTCGATGACGACGAAGTCGGGATCGTATTTCAGCAGGTCGTCGTCCACGCGGTGTACGCCGAAGAGGCTCGGCGTTCCGCTCTGACCGGCGTTGACGTAGTTTATCTTCGCCTGCGGGAAGGTATCCTTCCACCACTTCTCGACGACTCTCGCCCAGCGTGCCTCCTGAGTCGTCGCGGCGCCGCCGTAGGTCACGGAACCGCCGATGAAGCCGACGGTGATCTCCTCGCCAGCCATCGCCTTGCGCATGACTCTGACGAAACGCGCCGGATCGCCGAGGGAGGTCATACCGCGGTCGACCATGAACTGCTCAAGTCCTGTCGCGAGCGCCGCTTCCGTAATAGGAACGGTCAGCTCGAAGTCGCCGGAGAGCCCTTCGGCAGTGATGAAGCCCATCGCGCAGCGCATGATCTGCAGCGCGTCCGCGACTGTGACGGAGCCGTCCGAATCGACGTCCGCTTCCGCGGCGTAAGCGTCGAGTCCCGCGGCGATGCGCAGCGCCTTCAGCGCGTCGGAAACGGTAATCGCGCTGTCGCCGTCTACGTCTCCGGGACCCGCCGCCGCGACCATGGTCGTGAACATCGCGAGTGCGAGGAGTATGGCTATGATTTTCTTCATATTATATCACCTTTCTTTTCGGCGCTTTTTATTATTGACTGTTTGCCGATTAGGGTACGGCTAATCCCGGCTTACCACGAAGTGAAGAGTCCGAGTATCGTCAGCGTGCCGCTGAGCGAGGATATTTCGATAGTGTGCCAGCCTTCCTCGCGTTCGTCCAGCTTGTAGTAGGCGTACTGGCCGGCGGCGATGAGCAGGTTATCGTTGTCGATCATCACCGCGGGACCGCCGTCGACGGTGAAGGAAGCCTTCATTGTGGCGGCCTCCTGCTGCTTTATCGCAAGCGAAACGCGCTTGCCGTAATAGCGTATGACCAGCGGATCGCTGTCGCCGCTCGTGGCTCTCCACGAGAAGTTGTCGCCGGTATATTTCGCGAAGCCGCCGAGGCGCACGGGCGTCGTGTTACGGTGGTTCAGCCACGCGGTGTGCTCGTAGATGTACGGAAGCGGAACGTCCTCGCGGACGGGTTTGACTTCGGAGGAAAGCTTGTCGAGGTTGTTATAGACGGCCTGCAGCAGGCAGTTTATCAGCTCGCCGCAGATGGCGTGTCCCTTGTCGGTCGGGTGGACGTAGTCGGCGACGATCTCTTCCCACGTGTAAGTCGAGCCGGTGCCGTACGGAGGTTTGACCTCCGGCCAGATCGCGTCGCGTTCGCTGACCATCGGCAGATCGTAGTATTCTCCTATCGGCTGCTGATCGGGCTGAGCGTTGCTGCCGTCGTTATTCGTCATGAAGAAGAGCATGACCGCGGGC
The window above is part of the Clostridia bacterium genome. Proteins encoded here:
- the secE gene encoding preprotein translocase subunit SecE, with the translated sequence MAETKKKGRVKRYFRELVSEFKKLEWPTKSKVLNNTIVVLVMMLFVTAFVWVLDLGFSKFLEFILGLAK
- the rpmG gene encoding 50S ribosomal protein L33, yielding MRVKITLACTECKQRNYDTIKNKKNDPDRLEMNKYCRFCRKHTLHRETK
- a CDS encoding aquaporin, giving the protein MTTFKKMLAEFIGTCVLVVFGCGIAIVSGADLVATALAFGLVIVAMAYSVGNVSGCHINPAVSFGMLVAGKMKLVEFFEYVCAQFLGAIAGAGILCAFFGCESGLGANACQPGVEIWQGLVIEVILTFVFVFAILGVTSKKEFGSAAGIVIGLTLTLVHLLGIGLTGTSVNPARSFGPALLAGGDALSQVWIFILAPLVGACLAALVFRCLSGKEKEA